In the genome of Burkholderia diffusa, one region contains:
- a CDS encoding YXWGXW repeat-containing protein — MKIRSVSLAVLATASAALMSACVVEPARPPQPAPVAEVAPPPPAPGYRWAKGHYRWAGNHWAWVPGHWVAVY, encoded by the coding sequence ATGAAGATCCGATCCGTATCGCTTGCCGTGTTGGCGACGGCGAGTGCCGCGCTGATGTCCGCGTGCGTGGTGGAGCCGGCGCGGCCGCCGCAGCCCGCGCCGGTCGCCGAAGTGGCGCCGCCGCCGCCCGCGCCGGGCTATCGCTGGGCGAAAGGCCATTACCGCTGGGCCGGCAATCACTGGGCGTGGGTACCCGGGCATTGGGTGGCCGTGTATTGA
- a CDS encoding GNAT family N-acetyltransferase, with translation MDRSEDFIVRTMSASEVAMSVEWAAAEGWNPGWHDAHCFRKADPAGFFVGLWRGEPVACLAAVAYDEHFGFIGLYIVKPEFRGKGLGMRIWQHGMRYLGERNIGLDGVVAQQANYGKSGFRLAYRNIRYEGRVSGIGCAHVAEAADVPFEQLLAYDRQCFPVARERFVSVWIAQPDAVALATIDASRVAGYGVVRRCRAGCKIGPLFADDADVATGLFRALASRMPGEAIVLDVPETNLAAVALAERHGMSSVFETARMYTKEAPAIAIDRVFGVTSFELG, from the coding sequence ATGGATCGAAGCGAAGACTTTATCGTGCGCACCATGTCGGCCAGTGAAGTGGCCATGTCGGTCGAATGGGCCGCCGCGGAAGGATGGAATCCCGGCTGGCACGACGCGCACTGTTTCAGGAAAGCAGACCCGGCCGGCTTTTTCGTCGGCCTCTGGCGCGGCGAGCCGGTCGCTTGTCTCGCGGCGGTCGCTTACGACGAACACTTCGGCTTCATCGGTCTCTACATCGTGAAACCGGAGTTTCGCGGCAAGGGCCTCGGCATGCGCATCTGGCAGCACGGCATGCGTTACCTTGGAGAACGAAACATCGGCCTGGACGGTGTCGTCGCGCAGCAGGCGAATTACGGGAAGTCGGGGTTCCGGCTCGCGTATCGCAACATCCGCTATGAGGGGCGCGTGAGCGGCATCGGGTGCGCGCACGTGGCGGAAGCGGCCGATGTGCCGTTCGAGCAGTTGCTCGCCTACGACCGCCAGTGTTTCCCGGTGGCGCGCGAGCGTTTCGTCTCCGTCTGGATCGCGCAGCCGGACGCCGTTGCGCTCGCGACGATCGACGCGAGCCGTGTTGCCGGATACGGTGTCGTGCGCCGCTGCCGAGCGGGCTGCAAGATCGGCCCGCTCTTTGCCGACGATGCCGACGTCGCCACGGGGCTGTTCCGCGCGCTGGCGTCGCGCATGCCAGGCGAGGCGATCGTGCTCGACGTGCCGGAAACCAACCTCGCGGCCGTCGCGCTGGCGGAACGTCACGGCATGTCGAGCGTGTTCGAGACCGCGCGGATGTATACGAAGGAAGCGCCGGCGATTGCTATCGACCGCGTGTTCGGGGTGACGTCGTTCGAACTGGGGTGA
- a CDS encoding dirigent protein — MQDVGPCVLAAGPTTFARDEQVYRWEGAMKPRTSAALCCMLFVSTIAVAQEKHAVGFDAPASGNQYTQQHVLDVGDVPGHQLRLYELVRSYGGKDQTIEGVVLKEAVIRATSDLTDLNGLGRSYVEYRMENGDRIFARGYFLNHKLPNGNRLKNLTELDITGGTGKFRGIRGIVRAETVSDAKAFNQNRTEFEYWFDK; from the coding sequence ATGCAAGACGTTGGGCCGTGCGTACTTGCTGCCGGCCCGACGACTTTCGCACGTGATGAACAGGTCTACCGCTGGGAGGGTGCCATGAAACCCCGAACGTCCGCGGCGCTGTGCTGCATGCTGTTCGTGTCGACGATCGCCGTTGCTCAGGAGAAGCACGCAGTCGGATTCGATGCGCCAGCGAGTGGAAACCAGTACACGCAGCAACACGTCCTCGACGTTGGCGACGTCCCCGGTCACCAGTTACGGCTATACGAACTGGTCCGCAGCTACGGTGGCAAGGATCAGACCATCGAAGGCGTCGTCCTGAAGGAAGCCGTCATCCGCGCTACCAGCGATTTGACCGACCTGAACGGGCTCGGTCGCAGCTACGTGGAATACCGAATGGAGAACGGCGACAGGATTTTCGCGCGCGGCTATTTCCTCAACCACAAGCTGCCGAACGGCAACCGGCTGAAGAACCTCACGGAACTGGATATCACCGGCGGGACCGGCAAGTTCCGTGGCATCCGCGGCATCGTGCGCGCGGAAACGGTGTCCGACGCCAAAGCATTCAACCAGAACCGTACCGAATTCGAATACTGGTTCGACAAGTAG
- a CDS encoding DUF1800 domain-containing protein translates to MDHPNDITPAAIALNRFGLGARADEAPPVDPKAALVAQFDRYDARPAAWAGEPDAVTLATRFATARNAMPSDDAQARRATAQSIRRDGYDAYRSAVAARLNSALTAPAPFVERLVHFWANHFAVSVDKGQVAAYAGAFERDAIRPHVLGRFEDMLVAVEQHPAMQLFLDQARSVGPDSPAALRADARNPAARRGLNENLAREIMELHTLGVRTGYTQADVTEFARALTGWSIAGGRGPQPGDAAPGAFVFRPNLHEPGERTVMGRTYDQPGEAQARAVLRDLARSPATARHVAFQLARHFIADNPPPALTDRLARAFEMSDGDLPTVYRALLDAPDAWSPVNRKFKTPWEWAVSSLRGLGWRDVGDLKAAPLLAQLGQPVWRPGSPAGYDDVAASWAAPDALVRRVEIAQRLAARTGDRLDPRTLGNTLLAGSLSAPTATALSRAESATTSLALLLVSPDFQRR, encoded by the coding sequence ATGGACCATCCGAACGACATCACACCGGCTGCCATCGCGCTGAACCGTTTCGGTCTCGGCGCGCGGGCCGACGAAGCGCCGCCTGTCGATCCGAAAGCCGCGCTCGTCGCCCAGTTCGATCGTTACGACGCACGGCCGGCCGCATGGGCCGGCGAACCTGACGCGGTCACGCTTGCCACGCGCTTCGCGACGGCCCGCAACGCGATGCCGAGCGACGACGCGCAGGCGCGGCGCGCGACCGCGCAGTCGATTCGCCGCGACGGCTACGACGCGTATCGCAGCGCGGTCGCCGCACGGCTGAACAGCGCGCTCACCGCGCCTGCGCCGTTCGTCGAGCGTCTCGTGCATTTCTGGGCGAATCATTTTGCGGTGTCGGTCGACAAGGGGCAGGTCGCCGCGTATGCGGGCGCATTCGAGCGCGATGCGATCCGCCCGCACGTGCTCGGCCGCTTCGAGGACATGCTCGTCGCCGTCGAGCAGCATCCCGCGATGCAGCTGTTCCTCGACCAGGCGCGCTCGGTCGGTCCCGACAGCCCGGCCGCGCTGCGCGCCGACGCCCGCAATCCGGCGGCGCGACGCGGCCTCAACGAAAACCTCGCGCGCGAAATCATGGAGCTGCATACGCTCGGTGTGCGGACAGGCTATACGCAAGCCGACGTGACGGAATTCGCGCGCGCGCTGACCGGATGGAGCATCGCCGGCGGACGCGGGCCGCAGCCAGGCGATGCGGCGCCCGGCGCGTTCGTGTTCCGTCCGAATCTGCATGAGCCGGGCGAGCGCACGGTGATGGGCCGCACGTACGACCAGCCGGGCGAAGCGCAGGCGCGCGCGGTCCTGCGCGACCTGGCGCGTTCGCCGGCGACGGCCCGGCATGTCGCATTCCAGCTCGCCCGCCATTTCATCGCCGACAATCCGCCGCCCGCGCTCACCGACCGGCTCGCCCGTGCATTCGAGATGAGCGACGGCGACTTGCCGACCGTCTATCGCGCGCTGCTCGACGCGCCCGACGCATGGTCGCCGGTCAATCGCAAGTTCAAGACACCGTGGGAGTGGGCCGTGTCGTCGCTGCGCGGGCTGGGTTGGCGCGACGTGGGCGACCTGAAGGCCGCGCCGCTGCTCGCACAGCTCGGCCAGCCGGTATGGCGGCCCGGGTCGCCGGCCGGTTACGACGACGTCGCCGCGAGCTGGGCCGCGCCCGACGCGCTGGTGCGCCGCGTCGAGATCGCGCAGCGCCTCGCCGCGCGCACGGGCGACCGGCTCGATCCGCGCACGCTCGGCAATACGCTGCTGGCGGGCTCGCTGAGTGCACCGACGGCGACCGCGCTGTCGCGTGCCGAGAGCGCGACCACGTCGCTCGCGCTGCTGCTGGTGTCGCCCGATTTCCAACGGAGATGA
- a CDS encoding DUF1501 domain-containing protein, translating to MVQSLTRRHFLSVAAAGAGAILVAPRIVFANVETDRRFVFVIQRGAADGLNIVVPYAEPAYASLRGPLAIDAAAATRIDGTFALHPSLVQIARMFRDRQALFVHAIASPYRDRSHFDGQNVLETGGRAPYQVKDGWLNRLAAMLPATRDRAIAFAPTVPLALRGSVQAASYAASGLPAAPDDLLARVSALYEADAQLGPLWQSAMAARGLAGDAHARQDPAGVGKLAATFLARDDGPRIAMIETGGWDTHSAQNARLANQLKALDTMLAALRDGLGPVWQQTTVLVATEFGRTAAANGTDGTDHGQASVAMLAGGAVAGGRVIADWPGLRPGDLYEGRDLKPTASLDALIAGAAAESLRLDPGHAAATLFADSGATRPMTGLVHGTARRVACARVPPPADCT from the coding sequence ATGGTCCAATCCTTGACTCGCCGGCATTTCCTGAGCGTCGCCGCCGCCGGTGCGGGTGCGATCCTCGTCGCGCCGCGCATCGTGTTCGCGAACGTCGAAACCGACCGGCGCTTCGTGTTCGTGATCCAGCGCGGCGCGGCCGACGGGCTGAACATCGTCGTCCCGTATGCGGAACCGGCGTATGCGTCGCTGCGCGGCCCGCTGGCGATCGACGCCGCGGCGGCAACGCGCATCGACGGCACGTTTGCGCTTCATCCGTCGCTCGTGCAGATCGCGCGGATGTTTCGAGACAGGCAGGCGCTGTTCGTCCACGCGATCGCGTCGCCGTATCGCGACCGCTCGCATTTCGACGGCCAGAACGTGCTGGAGACGGGCGGGCGCGCGCCGTACCAGGTAAAGGACGGCTGGCTGAACCGGCTCGCCGCGATGTTGCCGGCGACGCGCGATCGTGCAATTGCGTTCGCGCCGACGGTGCCGCTCGCGTTGCGCGGCAGCGTGCAGGCCGCGTCGTATGCGGCGTCCGGTCTGCCGGCCGCGCCGGACGACCTGCTCGCGCGCGTATCGGCGCTTTACGAGGCCGACGCGCAGCTCGGGCCGCTGTGGCAGTCGGCGATGGCCGCGCGCGGCCTCGCCGGTGATGCGCATGCGCGCCAGGATCCGGCGGGCGTCGGCAAGCTCGCGGCGACGTTTCTCGCGCGCGACGACGGCCCGCGGATCGCGATGATCGAGACGGGCGGCTGGGACACGCACAGCGCGCAGAACGCGCGGCTCGCGAATCAGCTGAAGGCACTCGACACGATGCTCGCCGCATTGCGCGACGGACTCGGGCCGGTGTGGCAGCAGACCACGGTGCTGGTCGCGACCGAGTTCGGCCGCACGGCCGCCGCGAACGGCACGGATGGCACCGATCACGGGCAGGCGTCGGTCGCGATGCTGGCGGGCGGGGCGGTCGCGGGCGGGCGCGTGATTGCCGACTGGCCCGGCTTGCGGCCGGGCGACCTGTACGAAGGGCGCGACCTGAAGCCGACCGCGTCGCTCGATGCGCTGATCGCGGGCGCGGCCGCCGAAAGCCTGCGGCTCGATCCCGGCCATGCCGCGGCCACGCTGTTCGCGGACAGCGGCGCGACGCGTCCGATGACAGGCCTCGTTCACGGAACCGCGAGACGCGTGGCATGCGCGCGCGTGCCGCCGCCAGCCGATTGCACATGA
- a CDS encoding YXWGXW repeat-containing protein, translating to MKLSISLRFAAGCVAALAASAAFAQAVIVAPVAPPPPRVEVMPAPRAGYVWDQGHWHWRHGRYVWIPGHWQVMRAGYRWVPGHWAARGPNWRWVPGHWA from the coding sequence ATGAAACTTTCCATTTCATTACGGTTCGCCGCCGGTTGCGTGGCTGCACTGGCGGCGTCCGCCGCATTCGCGCAGGCCGTCATCGTCGCACCGGTCGCACCACCGCCGCCGCGCGTCGAAGTGATGCCGGCGCCGCGCGCGGGCTACGTATGGGATCAGGGCCACTGGCACTGGCGGCACGGCCGCTACGTGTGGATTCCAGGCCATTGGCAAGTGATGCGTGCCGGTTACCGCTGGGTGCCCGGACACTGGGCCGCGCGCGGCCCGAACTGGCGCTGGGTGCCGGGCCACTGGGCGTGA
- a CDS encoding periplasmic heavy metal sensor has translation MSERGWKIVLIVSVVLNVFMLGAIGGGAYQWFATHRDLHGAGMPGQRTALRFAADGLSDARQRAFAAALKAARKDGRDFAREGRDGRITVLDLLAAPQLDRAAIDAALDRTRAADSALRAQVERSVVDFAATLTPDERAKFVDGLRRSGNWRLPARLQKQQGPAADQ, from the coding sequence ATGAGCGAACGCGGCTGGAAAATCGTGCTCATCGTGTCGGTCGTGCTGAATGTGTTCATGCTCGGTGCGATTGGCGGCGGCGCGTATCAGTGGTTCGCGACGCACCGTGATCTGCATGGCGCGGGGATGCCCGGACAGCGCACGGCGCTGCGGTTCGCGGCGGACGGATTGTCCGATGCGCGTCAGCGGGCGTTCGCGGCGGCGCTGAAGGCGGCACGCAAGGACGGTCGGGATTTCGCGCGCGAAGGGCGTGACGGGCGGATCACGGTGCTCGATCTGCTGGCCGCGCCGCAGCTCGATCGCGCGGCGATCGATGCGGCGCTCGACCGGACGCGCGCGGCCGATAGTGCGTTGCGAGCGCAAGTCGAGCGCAGTGTCGTCGATTTCGCGGCGACGCTGACGCCGGACGAACGCGCGAAGTTCGTCGACGGGTTGCGGCGCAGCGGGAACTGGCGGTTGCCGGCGAGATTGCAGAAGCAGCAGGGGCCGGCGGCAGACCAGTAA
- a CDS encoding RNA polymerase sigma factor: MPFEPDVDEIDRTDSRRGAPRVADAPRRCMQREHDDELQSDNGSNRRQHAAFAPRIAERPALSGADPDAELVARVGARDASAVRVLVARKLPRLLALATRMLGDRTEAEDVAQETFLRIWSHAPRWRDGEARFDTWLHRVVLNLCYDRLRGRREEPVDALPDVPDPQPEPAVHAELRSRDARVREALAALPPRQREALVLQYYQDMSNVEAANLMGITVDALESLLARARRNLRAQLAGDPPSEDKR; the protein is encoded by the coding sequence ATGCCGTTCGAACCCGATGTCGACGAAATCGATCGGACCGATTCCCGGCGCGGCGCACCACGCGTCGCCGATGCGCCGCGCCGATGCATGCAACGGGAGCACGACGATGAGCTTCAGTCGGACAACGGGAGCAACCGCAGGCAGCATGCGGCGTTCGCACCGCGCATTGCGGAGCGGCCCGCGTTGAGCGGCGCCGATCCGGACGCGGAACTCGTCGCGCGGGTTGGCGCGCGCGACGCGTCGGCCGTGCGTGTGCTGGTCGCACGCAAGCTGCCGCGCTTGCTCGCGCTCGCGACGCGCATGCTCGGCGACCGGACTGAAGCCGAGGACGTTGCGCAGGAAACCTTCCTGCGGATCTGGAGTCATGCGCCGCGCTGGCGCGATGGCGAAGCGCGCTTCGACACGTGGCTGCATCGCGTCGTGCTGAACCTGTGCTACGACCGCTTGCGCGGGCGGCGCGAGGAGCCGGTCGACGCGTTGCCCGACGTGCCGGACCCGCAACCCGAGCCGGCCGTGCACGCAGAGTTGCGCTCACGCGACGCGCGCGTGCGCGAGGCGCTCGCCGCGTTGCCGCCGAGGCAGCGGGAAGCGCTCGTGCTCCAGTACTATCAGGACATGTCGAACGTTGAAGCGGCCAACCTGATGGGCATCACCGTCGATGCGCTGGAAAGCCTGCTCGCGCGCGCAAGGCGCAACCTGCGCGCGCAACTGGCCGGCGACCCACCTAGCGAGGACAAGCGATGA
- a CDS encoding purple acid phosphatase family protein, with protein MSNQENLPAESNEPAASVSRRGFLKLAGVSGLATAAGGLAAARAAASNPDGTPEQVHLTWGSDPTSEVAISWASLAPAVNPRARIVADGEPARTVHGVQRLYTDGLNGETVFTYHARVHGLKPNTRYRYELTADNDSNAAQPFAATFTTAPRGRAPFRFTSYGDLATPNGAWVLSSPQSRFAVQAVEQFQPLFHLLNGDLCYANLNPGHQPEVWRDFGNNNQTSAANRPWMPCPGNHEIEFNNGPQGLDSYLARYTLPENGTRFPGRWYSFRVSSVLFISLDADDVVYQDAAAFVGGPNPLVPAASTGHAPIEPGTSFYVRGYSNGEQTRWLEHTLRHASHDDDIDWIVVQMHQDALSSSKTGNGSDKGIREAWLPLFDRYGVDLVLCGHDHDYERSYPVRGCNHRAGVDASTGEVVETLQPRPVGSTDPNSTTFDTSHGTIHLILGGGGTSAPLDVYGENPATGFAQAKVFTKPNRPVPGTAPNTFVRKPADALEDAIWSARRDTGTGYGIAVFDHDPGEPGGHTTITMRYYHAPGADHQPTAQYELFETIELSKKRGKR; from the coding sequence ATGTCGAACCAGGAAAACCTCCCCGCCGAGTCGAACGAGCCGGCCGCTTCCGTATCGCGTCGCGGCTTCCTGAAACTGGCCGGCGTCTCCGGCCTCGCCACCGCCGCGGGCGGGCTCGCGGCCGCCCGCGCCGCCGCGTCGAATCCGGACGGCACGCCCGAGCAGGTGCACCTGACGTGGGGCAGCGACCCGACGTCGGAAGTCGCGATCTCGTGGGCGTCGCTCGCGCCCGCCGTCAATCCGCGCGCACGGATCGTCGCCGACGGCGAACCGGCACGCACCGTGCACGGCGTGCAGCGCCTCTACACCGACGGCCTGAACGGCGAAACCGTGTTCACGTACCACGCGCGCGTGCACGGCCTGAAGCCGAACACGCGCTACCGCTACGAACTGACGGCCGACAACGACAGCAACGCCGCGCAGCCGTTTGCCGCGACCTTCACGACCGCGCCGCGCGGGCGCGCGCCGTTCCGCTTCACGAGCTACGGCGACCTCGCGACGCCGAACGGCGCATGGGTGCTGTCGTCGCCGCAAAGCCGCTTCGCGGTGCAGGCCGTCGAGCAGTTCCAGCCGCTGTTCCACCTGCTGAACGGCGACCTCTGCTACGCGAACCTGAACCCCGGCCATCAACCGGAGGTCTGGCGCGACTTCGGCAACAACAACCAGACGTCGGCCGCGAACCGCCCGTGGATGCCATGCCCCGGCAATCACGAGATCGAATTCAACAACGGCCCGCAGGGGCTCGACTCGTATCTCGCGCGTTACACGCTCCCGGAGAACGGCACGCGCTTTCCGGGCCGCTGGTACAGCTTCCGTGTGAGCTCGGTGCTGTTCATCTCGCTCGACGCCGACGACGTCGTGTACCAGGATGCGGCCGCATTCGTCGGCGGCCCGAATCCGCTCGTGCCGGCCGCGAGCACCGGCCATGCGCCGATCGAACCGGGCACCTCGTTCTACGTGCGCGGCTACAGCAACGGCGAGCAGACGCGCTGGCTCGAGCACACGCTGCGCCACGCGTCGCACGATGACGACATCGACTGGATCGTCGTGCAGATGCACCAGGACGCGCTTAGCTCGTCGAAGACTGGCAACGGCTCGGACAAGGGTATCCGCGAGGCATGGCTGCCGCTGTTCGACCGCTACGGCGTCGACCTCGTGCTGTGCGGTCACGATCACGATTACGAGCGCAGCTATCCGGTGCGCGGCTGCAATCACCGCGCGGGCGTCGATGCGTCGACCGGCGAAGTCGTCGAGACACTGCAGCCGCGTCCGGTCGGGTCGACCGACCCGAACAGCACGACGTTCGACACGAGCCACGGCACGATCCACCTGATTCTCGGCGGTGGCGGCACCAGTGCGCCGCTCGACGTATACGGCGAGAACCCGGCGACCGGCTTTGCGCAGGCCAAGGTCTTCACGAAGCCGAATCGGCCGGTGCCCGGCACCGCGCCGAACACGTTCGTGCGCAAGCCGGCCGATGCGCTCGAGGATGCGATCTGGTCCGCCCGTCGCGATACGGGCACGGGCTACGGGATCGCCGTGTTCGACCACGATCCGGGCGAGCCGGGCGGCCACACGACGATCACGATGCGCTATTACCACGCGCCGGGCGCGGATCACCAGCCGACCGCGCAGTACGAGCTGTTCGAGACGATCGAGCTGAGCAAGAAGCGCGGCAAGCGCTGA
- a CDS encoding helix-turn-helix transcriptional regulator, giving the protein MTTAPTALSPCLARSSVTLEQFDALVAAIYEGPLEDVPWGGALERIRVHLDANYVTMILRWPASGHAGLMINASAHGAPLPGVASYNNYYYALDPFVNLPSDRVVTVDELLGVGVWRSSAMYREFLEPFDVGHLMGADLRTPDGIECRFRVCRSHHGRAFSVTDKAICNALLPHLKRAVRLHAKFGMVESERMLYASTIDRMLVATAILDERGTIMKTNSVADEIFAECDGLRVRGGALEASYPLEDRKLQKLIRQVLAERAGGAPTVAQAIAVPRPSGKPPLGVLIRTVPLSEWSEDNPRRPACAIFIRDGERKSQASHDIVRKLFDLTPAETALALALVNGATLEEAADELDISKNTARSHLRAIFSKTGVTRQATLVRTLLNSVLSLG; this is encoded by the coding sequence ATGACCACGGCGCCCACGGCCCTTTCCCCGTGCCTTGCCCGATCGAGCGTGACGCTCGAGCAGTTCGATGCGCTCGTCGCGGCCATCTACGAAGGCCCGCTGGAAGACGTGCCATGGGGCGGTGCCCTCGAACGGATCCGCGTGCACCTGGACGCGAACTACGTGACGATGATCCTGCGCTGGCCCGCCAGCGGTCACGCGGGCCTGATGATCAATGCGTCCGCACACGGCGCGCCGCTGCCGGGCGTCGCGTCGTACAACAACTACTATTACGCGCTCGATCCGTTCGTGAACCTGCCCAGCGATCGCGTCGTCACCGTCGACGAGCTGCTCGGCGTCGGCGTGTGGCGCAGCAGCGCGATGTATCGCGAGTTTCTCGAGCCGTTCGACGTCGGCCACCTGATGGGCGCCGATTTGCGCACGCCCGACGGGATCGAATGTCGGTTCCGCGTGTGCCGCTCGCATCACGGCCGCGCGTTCTCCGTCACCGACAAGGCCATCTGCAACGCATTGCTGCCGCACCTGAAGCGCGCGGTGCGCCTGCATGCGAAGTTCGGGATGGTCGAATCGGAGCGCATGCTGTACGCGAGCACGATCGACCGCATGCTGGTCGCGACCGCGATCCTCGACGAGCGGGGCACGATCATGAAGACCAACTCCGTCGCGGACGAGATCTTCGCCGAATGCGACGGCCTGCGCGTGCGCGGCGGCGCGCTGGAAGCGTCGTATCCGCTCGAAGACCGCAAACTGCAGAAACTGATCCGGCAGGTGCTCGCGGAACGCGCGGGCGGCGCGCCGACGGTCGCGCAGGCGATCGCGGTGCCGCGCCCATCCGGCAAACCGCCGCTCGGCGTGCTGATCCGCACGGTCCCGCTCAGCGAATGGTCGGAGGACAATCCGCGCCGGCCCGCGTGCGCGATCTTCATCCGCGACGGCGAGCGCAAGTCGCAGGCGTCGCACGACATCGTGCGCAAGCTGTTCGACCTCACGCCGGCCGAGACCGCGCTGGCGCTCGCGCTCGTCAACGGGGCGACGCTCGAGGAAGCCGCCGACGAACTCGACATCAGCAAGAACACCGCGCGCTCGCATCTGCGCGCGATCTTTTCGAAGACGGGCGTCACGCGGCAGGCGACGCTCGTTCGGACGTTGCTGAACAGCGTGTTGTCGCTGGGGTGA
- a CDS encoding DUF4377 domain-containing protein, protein MIRKTRTLLGTAVIVGSTLLAGCQTDAAATNDTNATSERAARPADGRPVARTVYVAPQAARCTGVASMECLQVRGSPAEPWRLWYAGIEGFAYQPGYQYVLEVDEYRVAQPPADGSSIRWVLKRVVERRQVN, encoded by the coding sequence ATGATTCGCAAGACCAGAACGCTGCTCGGCACGGCCGTGATCGTCGGCAGCACGTTGCTCGCCGGATGCCAGACCGACGCGGCCGCAACGAACGACACGAACGCCACGAGCGAGCGCGCCGCTCGTCCGGCCGATGGCCGGCCGGTGGCCAGGACGGTTTATGTCGCGCCGCAGGCGGCGCGCTGCACGGGCGTCGCGTCGATGGAGTGCCTGCAGGTGCGCGGCAGCCCGGCCGAGCCGTGGCGCCTGTGGTACGCGGGCATCGAAGGCTTTGCGTACCAGCCGGGCTATCAATACGTGCTGGAAGTCGACGAATATCGTGTCGCGCAGCCGCCGGCCGACGGGTCGTCGATCCGCTGGGTGCTCAAGCGTGTCGTCGAGCGCCGCCAGGTGAACTGA
- a CDS encoding tyrosine-type recombinase/integrase, producing MTSPVPSGAALRPQPIDTLTVPAALDGRAGTNRSTSAHPQIAATHDLDAVRAWLARFIDTPTTFQNYRKEAERLLLWAVIACGKPLSSLTHEDLVVYRQFLLAPTPADLWCANGGRKHARGDPRWRPFYGPLSAASQRQAMVILNVMFSWLVQAGYLAGNPLALSRQRQRRPAPRVTRHLGPPLWQAVKDAIAAMPRDDARAAFHADRARWVFTLLYLGGLRITEAAETTMGQFFSRRDANGRDRWWLDVTGKGGRQRLVPATAEMMAELARYRRAHGLPAQPADGETTPLVLPVGRTRKPLTRAALHRIVKQVFRFAAERLRAQGHAGEEQARVLEQASAHWLRHSAGSHMADGRVDLRLVRDNLGHVSLTTTSQYLHADDDWRHSETEEKHRIGW from the coding sequence ATGACCTCACCCGTTCCGTCCGGCGCCGCGCTGCGGCCGCAGCCGATCGATACGCTGACCGTGCCGGCCGCGCTCGACGGACGCGCGGGCACCAACCGCTCGACCAGCGCGCATCCCCAGATCGCCGCGACGCATGATCTCGACGCCGTGCGCGCGTGGCTTGCGCGCTTCATCGATACGCCCACCACGTTCCAGAACTACCGCAAGGAGGCCGAACGTCTGTTGCTGTGGGCCGTGATCGCGTGCGGCAAGCCGCTGTCGTCGCTCACGCACGAGGATCTCGTCGTCTACCGGCAATTCCTGCTCGCGCCCACACCGGCCGACCTGTGGTGCGCGAACGGCGGCCGCAAGCATGCGCGCGGCGACCCGCGCTGGCGGCCGTTCTACGGGCCGCTGTCCGCGGCCAGCCAGCGGCAGGCGATGGTGATCCTGAACGTGATGTTCTCGTGGCTCGTGCAGGCCGGCTACCTGGCCGGCAATCCGCTCGCGCTGTCGCGGCAGCGGCAACGGCGGCCCGCGCCGCGCGTCACACGCCATCTCGGGCCGCCGCTGTGGCAGGCGGTCAAGGATGCGATCGCCGCAATGCCGCGCGACGACGCGCGCGCCGCCTTCCATGCGGATCGCGCGCGCTGGGTGTTCACGCTGCTGTATCTCGGCGGCCTGCGCATCACCGAAGCAGCCGAGACGACGATGGGGCAGTTCTTTTCACGGCGCGATGCGAACGGGCGCGATCGCTGGTGGCTCGACGTGACCGGCAAAGGCGGGCGACAGCGGCTCGTGCCGGCCACCGCCGAGATGATGGCCGAGCTTGCACGCTACCGGCGCGCGCATGGCCTGCCCGCGCAGCCCGCCGACGGCGAAACGACGCCGCTCGTGCTGCCGGTCGGTCGCACGCGCAAGCCGCTCACGCGCGCCGCGCTGCACCGGATCGTGAAGCAGGTATTCCGGTTCGCGGCGGAGCGGTTGCGCGCGCAAGGGCATGCGGGTGAAGAACAGGCGCGCGTGCTCGAACAGGCATCCGCGCACTGGCTGCGTCACAGTGCGGGCTCGCACATGGCCGACGGCCGCGTCGACCTGCGGCTCGTGCGCGACAACCTCGGGCACGTGTCGCTGACAACGACGAGCCAGTATCTGCATGCGGACGACGACTGGCGACACAGCGAAACCGAGGAGAAGCATCGGATCGGGTGGTGA